The nucleotide window TTAAAGGGCTTCTGATCAACCTGCAGTTCTTCTCGACGATTCCAATTCCTGTGGAATTGCCGATGGACAAAAAGCATCTTGAGAGAGCAATACAGACATTTCCTCTGCTTGGGCTTTTGCAAGGTGCCGTTTATTCAGCTATTCTCTTTGCGATTGTAGAGTGGAGTCCGTTTTCGGATTTAGCGGGTGCCTTTGCAGTATGGCTGGCTTACAATATTTTAACCGGAGGAATCCATCTTGATGGGTGGATCGATTCAAGTGATGCCTATTTTTCTTACCGCGATCAGGAAAAACGTTTAGAAATCATGAAAGATCCCAGGACAGGGGCGTTTGGTGTCTTGTCCGTAATTATGCTTTTGAGTGCAAAGTTTTTCTTTATTTACGAAATTGCAGGTATGCTGCACAATGCTACTTATCTGCTAGCAATTGCTATTCCATTTCTCGCCCGGATCGTGATGGGGACCCTTCTCGTTACTGTCAGACCCGCCAAAAATGAGGGGCTTGGCGCATTATTTAATCATGCTTCTTCAAAAACAACGTTATGGATTTACCCTTTATATCTTTTTGGGTTTGTGGGAATCCTGCTTTTTTACGGATTATATATTGGCGCGGCCAGCTATTTCACTGCAGTCATTTTCATTGTGATGTTCCTTAAGAAGAAAATTATTGAGTGGTTTGGCGGAATGACTGGAGATACGCTTGGAGCCAGTGTCGAATTGACGGAGGTTTTGCTGTGGATGATATTGTGGCTATTGCATTATTTCGCCATGGGATGACTTTGGAAAATAAACGTAAGGCGTACCTGGGATGGACGGATTCAACTCTGGTCCCGGGACAGGTTTTAACCAAGATTCCCGGGGTCTTTGATTGGATTTTTACCAGCGATCTTGGCAGATGCAGAGAAACAGCTAAAATCCTCTTTCCCAAAAATGAACCAGAGATTTCACCTGAGCTCCGGGAAATGAATTTCGGGGACTGGGAAGGAAAAACATTTGACCAGCTGAAGAAGGATGTCATGTACCAAAATTGGCTGGATGAACCTTTCAAGGTATCTCCTCCAAATGGTGAATCTTTTTCTGCTTTTACTCTGCGTGTAGAGAAAGGTTGGAACGAAATTACTAAAAGGTTCCTTGAAAATCGTATCCAAACAGCTGCACTCGTCACTCATGGAGGAGTGATCCGTTATTTACTGACGCGGTATGCTACTGAAGAGAGAAAGTTTTGGGACTGGAACATTCCTTATGGCCAGGGCTATCGATTAACCTGGAGCAGAGAGGGTTTAAGGAGGGGAGAAAGGTGCATTTCGTTACAGGAGGTGCCTTCAATGGAAAATCAAAATGGGTCAGAGAACAATATCAGTTAGAGGACCTGGAACATACTTGGATTTCTGCTTACAAAGGGGAGAAAATCCCTGATCTTAATAGTAAGAAAATCATTGTTCTGGAAGGCATCGAAGTGTGGATTCGAGAAGTGACGCGAAGCATTTCGGCAGACTCAAGCCGGGAAAAATGGCAGTCACTTATTCAAGAGTGGATGAAGTGGGAAAGTATGGACGACAAACGGAAACTGATACTGATTGGGAATGACATTTCAAAAGGAATCGTTCCCATTGCACCCGAAGAGCGATTGTGGCGCGACGCAACAGGATGGGTTTACCAGGATCTTGTATCAGATGCTGAACGGGTTGATGTGATCTGGTATGGAATCAGTCAGAAACTAAAATAAAGGGGAATGGATATGAGACTATATACGAGAACAGGCGATAAAGGAAAAACTAGCATTATCGGAGGCCGGGTGGAAAAAGATGATATTCGTGTAGAAGCTTACGGAACTGTCGATGAAGTAAACTGCTTTGTTGGCCAGGCTATTACCCAGCTGAATCCTAAGCTTTTTGCTGATGTGCTTGAAGACCTCGAAAAGATCCAACATGAGCTGTTCGATTGCGGCGGGGATCTGGCAAATATAACAAAAAGCCGTGAGCTCAAGCTGACAAAGGAATCAGTAGAATACCTGGAAAAAAAAATCGATGAGCTGATTTTGGAAGCTCCAGAGCTTGAGAGATTCATATTGCCTGGAGGAGCTCCTGCTGCAGCTTCGGTCCACCTTGCCCGTACCGTCACAAGAAGGGCTGAAAGATTAGTTGTTTCATTGTTGAAAGCTGATCCGGACGTTTCAGATACAGCTTTGCAATTCTTGAATCGATTGTCCGATTATTTCTTCGCTCTCGCCAGGGTGATTAATTTCAGGCTCAATCTGCAGGATGTCGAATACGTAAGAAGTGCGAAAGTGTTCAGGGAAGGAAAGCGCAGGGAGGAAAAGCAGGGTGAA belongs to Mesobacillus sp. AQ2 and includes:
- a CDS encoding bifunctional adenosylcobinamide kinase/adenosylcobinamide-phosphate guanylyltransferase, whose translation is MHFVTGGAFNGKSKWVREQYQLEDLEHTWISAYKGEKIPDLNSKKIIVLEGIEVWIREVTRSISADSSREKWQSLIQEWMKWESMDDKRKLILIGNDISKGIVPIAPEERLWRDATGWVYQDLVSDAERVDVIWYGISQKLK
- the cobS gene encoding adenosylcobinamide-GDP ribazoletransferase, whose product is MKWFKGLLINLQFFSTIPIPVELPMDKKHLERAIQTFPLLGLLQGAVYSAILFAIVEWSPFSDLAGAFAVWLAYNILTGGIHLDGWIDSSDAYFSYRDQEKRLEIMKDPRTGAFGVLSVIMLLSAKFFFIYEIAGMLHNATYLLAIAIPFLARIVMGTLLVTVRPAKNEGLGALFNHASSKTTLWIYPLYLFGFVGILLFYGLYIGAASYFTAVIFIVMFLKKKIIEWFGGMTGDTLGASVELTEVLLWMILWLLHYFAMG
- a CDS encoding histidine phosphatase family protein; translated protein: MDDIVAIALFRHGMTLENKRKAYLGWTDSTLVPGQVLTKIPGVFDWIFTSDLGRCRETAKILFPKNEPEISPELREMNFGDWEGKTFDQLKKDVMYQNWLDEPFKVSPPNGESFSAFTLRVEKGWNEITKRFLENRIQTAALVTHGGVIRYLLTRYATEERKFWDWNIPYGQGYRLTWSREGLRRGERCISLQEVPSMENQNGSENNIS
- a CDS encoding cob(I)yrinic acid a,c-diamide adenosyltransferase, which codes for MRLYTRTGDKGKTSIIGGRVEKDDIRVEAYGTVDEVNCFVGQAITQLNPKLFADVLEDLEKIQHELFDCGGDLANITKSRELKLTKESVEYLEKKIDELILEAPELERFILPGGAPAAASVHLARTVTRRAERLVVSLLKADPDVSDTALQFLNRLSDYFFALARVINFRLNLQDVEYVRSAKVFREGKRREEKQGEK